In Harpia harpyja isolate bHarHar1 chromosome Z, bHarHar1 primary haplotype, whole genome shotgun sequence, a single window of DNA contains:
- the SIGMAR1 gene encoding sigma non-opioid intracellular receptor 1 isoform X1: protein MGAAGRRVLRAGLALGALALVLQGLRGWLASKRYEFTPAEIAQLARHHAGLDHELAFSKIIVELRKKHPGHILPDEDLQWVFVNAGGWMGSMCLLHASLTEYVLLFGTAVDTGGHSGRYWADISDTVISGTFRQWKEGTTRSEIYYPGDTIVHQAGEATSVQWSAGTWMVEYGRGFIPSTLAFALADTLFSTQDFITLFYTLRVYAKGLLLEANAFFSTLGC from the exons atgggggcggcggggcggcgggtgCTGCGGGCCGGGCTGGCGCTGGGCGCGCTGGCGCTGGTGCtgcaggggctgcggggctggctgGCCTCCAAACGGTACGAGTTCACCCCCGCCGAGATCGCCCAGCTCGCCCGGCACCACGCGG ggctggacCATGAGCTGGCTTTCTCCAAGATCATTGTGGAGCTACGGAAGAAGCACCCAGGCCACATCCTGCCAGATGAGGACCTGCAGTGGGTGTTTGTGAATGCAGGCGGGTGGATGGGCTCCATGTGCCTCCTGCATGCCTCGCTCACCGAGTACGTGCTGCTCTTTGGGACGGCTGTTGACACCGGGGGCCACTCAG GTCGGTACTGGGCGGATATCTCTGACACCGTCATCTCGGGGACCTTCCGGCAGTGGAAGGAGGGGACCACCAGAAGTGAGATCTACTATCCAG GGGACACCATCGTGCACCAGGCAGGAGAGGCCACGTCGGTGCAGTGGAGCGCAGGTACCTGGATGGTGGAGTACGGCCGGGGTTTCATCCCCTCCACGCTCGCCTTCGCCCTGGCTGACACCCTCTTCAGCACTCAGGACTTCATCACCCTCTTCTACACCCTGCGCGTCTATGCCAAGGGCCTGCTCCTGGAAGCCAATGCCTTCTTCAGCACCTTGGGCTGCTGA
- the SIGMAR1 gene encoding sigma non-opioid intracellular receptor 1 isoform X2 — MQAGGWAPCASCMPRSPSRYWADISDTVISGTFRQWKEGTTRSEIYYPGDTIVHQAGEATSVQWSAGTWMVEYGRGFIPSTLAFALADTLFSTQDFITLFYTLRVYAKGLLLEANAFFSTLGC; from the exons ATGCAGGCGGGTGGATGGGCTCCATGTGCCTCCTGCATGCCTCGCTCACCGA GTCGGTACTGGGCGGATATCTCTGACACCGTCATCTCGGGGACCTTCCGGCAGTGGAAGGAGGGGACCACCAGAAGTGAGATCTACTATCCAG GGGACACCATCGTGCACCAGGCAGGAGAGGCCACGTCGGTGCAGTGGAGCGCAGGTACCTGGATGGTGGAGTACGGCCGGGGTTTCATCCCCTCCACGCTCGCCTTCGCCCTGGCTGACACCCTCTTCAGCACTCAGGACTTCATCACCCTCTTCTACACCCTGCGCGTCTATGCCAAGGGCCTGCTCCTGGAAGCCAATGCCTTCTTCAGCACCTTGGGCTGCTGA